The genomic stretch AAAGCAAAATCACCAAAATCCGCGTCAGCTGGCCGGAATGTCAGCGTGTCATAGGAATTGCCTGGATAAAAGGCAGGTTTTTATCACCGGTTGCTGAGACCTTTAAACAATATGTGATCAGCCATTTTTCTGAGTAGGAAGGATTCAAGCATGAATGTCAAAAAAATCACGTCAGAACAGGATTTACATACAGCGTTTGAAATCAGAAAGGCAGTATTTGTAGAGGAACAAGGCTGTCCCATTTCGGATGAATTCGATGAGTTCGATACACTCCACGGTGACTGCCAGCACATCCTGGCTTATCATCAGAATGTACCTGTTGGCACTGCACGTGTCCGTATCGTTGGCCACACGGGGAAACTGGAACGAATCTGCATTCTGAAGTCTTACCGCAAATTCGGTTTGGGAAAAGTGATCGTCGATGCATTAGAACGTATTGTAAAAGAACAAGGCATTTCTGCCTTCAAACTGCACGGCCAGACACAGGCGGCAGGCTTTTATGAAAAGCTCGGCTATCGGACTGCATCAGAAGAATTTATGCTGGACGGCATTCCGCATGTGCTGATGACAAAACAAGACGATTCTGCGCTATAGATTGTTCACAAATTTGTCACTTATGAGCATGAACGGTTCATTGGTAT from Bacillus subtilis subsp. subtilis str. 168 encodes the following:
- the yybD gene encoding putative acetyltransferase (Evidence 3: Putative function from multiple computational evidences; PubMedId: 28032445; Product type e: enzyme) is translated as MNVKKITSEQDLHTAFEIRKAVFVEEQGCPISDEFDEFDTLHGDCQHILAYHQNVPVGTARVRIVGHTGKLERICILKSYRKFGLGKVIVDALERIVKEQGISAFKLHGQTQAAGFYEKLGYRTASEEFMLDGIPHVLMTKQDDSAL